One Chlamydiales bacterium STE3 DNA window includes the following coding sequences:
- a CDS encoding hypothetical protein (Product derived from UniProtKB/Trembl:D6YWB9) produces MHVEKVNYRVDGVTCQGHLAYEDQKKRPAILIAHAWRGQEKVFQELAKKFAKEGYVGFAADVYGNARVADNNDAALSLMMPLFMDRAVLRARILAAFEQVARLPFVDQNRIAAVGFCFGGLTVIELLRSGAQVKGVVSFHGIYATHMGDQHAKIVPNAKKMHGALLVLHGNRDPLVSQEDLLNLQSEMTNAEINWELNIYSQAAHAFTNTKEHDINTGMYYEPIAASRSFKAMYSFFEEIFS; encoded by the coding sequence ATGCATGTAGAGAAAGTTAACTATAGAGTGGATGGGGTCACTTGCCAAGGACATCTGGCCTATGAGGATCAAAAAAAGCGACCAGCTATATTGATTGCTCATGCATGGAGAGGTCAAGAAAAAGTCTTTCAAGAGCTTGCCAAAAAATTTGCTAAAGAAGGCTATGTTGGCTTCGCAGCAGATGTCTATGGTAATGCACGAGTTGCCGACAATAATGATGCAGCCCTTTCTTTAATGATGCCTCTATTTATGGACCGCGCAGTCTTGAGAGCTCGTATTCTTGCTGCCTTTGAACAAGTTGCCAGGCTCCCCTTCGTCGATCAAAATCGTATTGCTGCAGTAGGCTTTTGCTTTGGAGGGTTAACAGTGATTGAACTTCTTAGAAGCGGTGCACAGGTTAAAGGAGTAGTTAGCTTTCACGGAATTTATGCCACTCATATGGGAGATCAGCACGCAAAAATTGTGCCTAATGCAAAAAAAATGCATGGAGCGCTTCTGGTGTTACATGGAAATCGAGACCCGCTCGTATCGCAGGAAGATCTCCTCAATTTGCAATCTGAGATGACAAACGCAGAGATCAATTGGGAATTAAATATTTACAGTCAAGCAGCCCATGCTTTTACAAATACTAAAGAGCATGACATTAATACAGGAATGTATTATGAACCTATAGCTGCATCTAGGAGCTTTAAAGCAATGTATTCATTTTTTGAGGAGATTTTTAGTTGA